A genome region from Schistocerca nitens isolate TAMUIC-IGC-003100 chromosome 4, iqSchNite1.1, whole genome shotgun sequence includes the following:
- the LOC126252060 gene encoding uncharacterized protein LOC126252060, which yields MSQVYENIFRDALKDFRVSEDGLISGYCNSLEEVETLLDQLKTVGFSYCVRSSCFKEPSSDVMKSKTKHFFKQMQGHVPIPFFGCAFAVESVWSRHCVLGPKYYKSKESSVPEHLEDHVIPHKRLRIMDTRKSNCPATLNMKCIRVYPDYSMHSATEHRDTKAKVLASLQKDLALPCPPKSYLRYYLTASPASAHTHATESVEASGYIHPSLVKEIKNLVLSGMTSLKVIKLALDRFVEINFTGTHIPGQMNTTFYPTEKTIYSHIYRTLYGTNKVLFDETRLQNQVDEWHKDSSNHMIYYRHCTGANGEVKPLLFCYQSSWQRDLLKKCGGSCLLDATYKTTTYDIPLFFIAVKSNVGYLVVGFFFFHSD from the exons ATGTCTCAGGTGTATGAAAACATCTTTCGTGACGCGCTGAAAGATTTCAGAGTTTCGGAGGATGGCCTGATTTCAGGCTATTGTAATTCGTTGGAGgag gtggaaacacttctcgatcagctgaaaactgtggggttttcatactgcgtgagaagtagttgttttaaagagccttcttcagatgttatgaaaa gtaaaacaaagcatttcttcaagcaaatgcagggacatgtccctatccccttttttggttgtgcatttgcagtggagagtgtgtggtcgaggcactgtgttttggggccaaaatactataaaagtaaagagtctagtgtacctgagcacttg GAAGACCATGTGATTCCTCACAAGAGATTGAGGATCATGGATACTAGAAAATCCAACTGCCCAGcaactttaaatatgaagtgtataagggtgtatcctgattacagtatgcactcagcaactgaacacagggataccaaggcaaaa gttcttgcaagtctacagaaagatttggcattgccatgcccgcctaagagctatctacgttattatttgactgcttccccagcaagtgcacacacacatgctactgaaagtgttgaagcaagtgggtacatacatccttcacttgtaaaggaaatcaaaaacttagtactcagtggcatgacatctctcaaagtcattaagttggccttagacagatttgttgaaatcaatttcactgggacacacataccaggtcaaatgaatactaccttttaccccacagagaaaactatttacagtcacatttatcggaccctttatggtacaaataaagtattgtttgacgagactagactgcagaatcaggttgatgagtggcacaaagactcgagcaatcacatgatttattatagacattgtacgggagccaatggagaagtgaaaccattacttttttgctatcagagcagttggcagagagatcttttgaagaagtgtgggggtagttgtttgttagatgcaacatacaaaacaacaacatatgatattcctttattttttatagctgtgaagagtaatgtgggctacttggttgtcggtttttttttttttcattcagattga